In Pectobacterium actinidiae, the DNA window CGAAGTTCTGACAGTTTCAGCTCAAGCCATCGCGCAAGAGCAGATGAACGTCTCTCAACCTCTTCAAGTCCCAACTCGGAGAGAAACTGAAATCCCAAGGCAATGGCATGGAAGGAGGCATAGTTTGGCGTACCGATCTCAAATCGCCGACCATCATCACGGTACAGCAGTCGCTCCGTTGGAGACCACGGTCCCGAGTAGTAGCACACGGCACCGCCAGCAAAGGAGTGCGGCACCAGTTTATCCAGCGATGATCTCCTTGCAATAAGACAACCAGCCCCGGTCGGATAACCAAACATCTTGTAAAAGGAGATAGTCATAAAATCTGGCTTGTGTTGCGAATAATCCAGTCTGGACTGCGGGACAAACGCAGCTGCATCCAGCAAAACCATGGCTCCCTTCTCCTGTGCGGCATTAACCCACTTCAGGCTATGCCTGATACCGGTGGCGTTTGACTGCGCCGGGTATGCCAGCAGATGGGGATGCCTGGGGGACAAATTATCCAGTGCCCGCCGCATTGAACTGTCAGGGATCTGGAGAAGCTGGTCCAGGGGAATATATTTTACCTGTGCCCCCTTTGACTTAGCGTATTCCCGAATGCTGTGGACAGAGGTGTGGTTATCTTTAGCCAGCAGAACTTCTGTTCCATTTTCGAAGGGGAACGATTCCGCCACAAGGCGGATAGCACTACTGGCGTTAGCGGTGAAGATGATTTCATACTCATCTGGTGAACAGTTGAAAAAGTGATAGATCGCCTGACGGGCCTGCTCATAAATTTCCTCGGAAGTCCTGGAACCACTGTGTGGATTGCCCAGGATAGTGCTCCTGAGCATCTTGTAATTCCCTTCAATAAGACACAGTGGTGCCAGCGTGCCACCTACATGGTCCAGATAGGTCACCTTGCGAGAGTCCATACGTGAAAAGTTGCGTGCACGAAGCGCCTCAACCTTGGCTTCAGGGTATGTGGGATATTCGGACAAGAATGCCTGCTTCATTGCCAAGTACTGCTGTAGTGGTTGAGAATTTTGCAGCAAGGGCGGTAATGTCTTTCTCTTCCTGAATGCTTCTGGCGTTAGTTGATAAAACGCGGCCAACGCTGCAAATTCAGGACCCGGAGCCTTTTTAACAGACGTGTTGCCCTTTTTATCGACCTGTCCGCGTATCAGCCAGGCTTCGACCTGATAGTGTCGGTCCGGAACCTGCGCGTTAAAAGCGCGGAGCATGGTATCCAGATGTTGCTCTCGCATGACGCTGTCACACTGGTTGAACTCTTCCAGAAGAATGCAGGCATTAAAGAGGAATTCACGCGTATCATCGTCACTAAGCTGAAAACTCATGGGGTACAGGGTGACGCTCTCATCGTTATTCTGACACAGTCCCTCAAGGGAGAAGGCCCGGGTGATGGGAGAGTGATCGCTCAGGCTAAGCGCTGCATCCATAATTGCAGAGGGGATACCAAAATATTTCTGCGATTCACTCCGCGCCAGATCGAATAATTCGTTGTAATGAAAAACCGTGCCGTAAATTTTTCCACCGGAACGTAGCACCCGTTTAAACTCACGGGCGATCCGAACTTTGTCCGGCGGGAACATCAGCCCAAAGCCACACACGATAATGTCAAAACTGTTGTCTGCAAAAGGCATATCGGCCATGTCCACATCCGCCATGAAGGTGACATCCCGCCTCATCTCATCACTGACCACACGCTGTGCCATGTCAATTGCGATCTTCGACAAATCGGTCGCGGTGAGTTGGATATTAAGTGGCTTTGCCAGCCCCTCATAGATTGCAGTGGTGATTCGGCCTGTTCCACAAGCTACCTCCAGGATGCGGGTGGGCGGCGTCCTGGTATCAATATCTTTTCGAATCTCGGTGACAAGCAGTTCTCCATAGGGTTTGTAGAGTCTGGATCCTAGGACTCGCTCATAGAATTCCGTGAACGTACTCAATGACCATTGTTGATCTGACACAACCTTGCAGTGATGCTGTGCTGAATTATTCATTGTCGGGTATCCAAAATTATCGTGGTCAACGATAACAGACCACAGTTTTAGCATTGTTTCGGAATCTTTTTCCGATTCATCGGGTGTCACTTCGCTGGGGCCTGTGCATAATTTCAGGGTTATATGAACCGTCTGATTCATACAGGCCTGTATACCGCTTCAAAACGTAGTTCATACTATTTTTTGTGAAAATCCCGTGAAAATGGACGGCTGAACGTTATGTCCATAATGAAAATAAACGAGGAAATGACAGGGTCATTCTGACTGCAGGATAACTATAGACGAGGCGGAGTGAGGAATAACGGAAAAGACGATCTGGCGAGAGGGAATTTCACCAGACCACAGCAGATTAGGCGTCGACCTTCTCGCCAAATTCACATAAATCTTCAATCAGGCAGGAGCCGCAGCGTGGTTTACGAGCAATACAGGTGTAACGGCCATGCAGGATGAGCCAGTGATGGCAGTCGACTTTAAATGCTGCCGGAACGACTTTCAGCAGTTTTTCCTCTACCTGTTCGACATTTTTACCCGGTGCGAATCCTGTCCGGTTACTGACGCGAAAAATGTGAGTATCAACGGCAATCGTCGGCCAGCCAAACGCGGTATTCAGAACAACGTTTGCTGTTTTCCGACCTACGCCGGGTAAGGCTTCCAATGCGGCGCGATCTTCAGGAACCTGCCCTTGATGCTTTTCCAGCAACAAACGGCAAGTTTTGATGACGTTCTCCGCTTTGCTGTTAAACAGGCCGATCGTCTTGATGTAGCCTTTCACACCGTCAACACCGAGTTCGAGCAGGGCTTCTGGCGTGTTGGCAACAGGATAGAGTTTTGCGGTGGCTTTGTTGACGCTGACATCGGTTGCCTGTGCGGAAAGCAGTACCGCGATCAACAGTTCAAACGGCGTGCTGAAATTTAACTCTGTCGTCGGGTGGGGATTGTTGTCGCGTAAACGCGTTAAGATCTCAATCCGTTTGGCCTTGTTCACAGCGATTCCCCTACGGCACCCGTCACCGGTGCCGTTTTCCCTTCGGCAACAGCAGCACGGGCTCGGCGTTGTTTCATTTTCTCATCGATCAAATATTTCACGGCCAGCAACAGTCCCAGACCGATAAACGCGCCCGGAGGCAGCATCGCCAGCAGGAAAGGGGAATCAAGGTGGACAACCTCAATGCGGAGAACCTTAGCCCAACTGCCCAGCAGTAAATCCGCGCCGTCGAATAGCGTGCCGTTACCCAGAATTTCACGTAAAGAACCGAGCACCACCAGTGCGCTGGTCGCCCCTAAACCCATAGCCAGACCATCAATGGCGGAAGGGAAAACCGCATTCTTTGAGGCAAAGGCTTCTGCCCGACCAATAACGATACAGTTCGTCACGATCAGCGGAATAAAAATCCCCAAAGACTGGTATAACCCGTAGGCATAGGCGTTGATCAACATCTGCACGGTACTGACCACCGAAGCGATGATCATGACGTAAATGGGAATACGGATTTCCGCGGGTACCCAGCGGCGTAACGCGGAGACAGCCATATTGGTACAGGTGAGAACCAGCGTAGTTGCCAGCCCTAATCCCAGCGCGTTAGTCGCGGTTGATGACACAGCCAGCAGGGGACACAGGCCCAGCAATTGAACCAGTGCTGAGTTGTTTTTCCATAACCCTTCAACGAAAAGTGCTTTGGTTTGACTCATTGGTTCTCTCCACAGGCGGATAGCGTGTTGATTTGTGATGGCAGAGTTTGCAGGTAAAGGGCGCTGCGTTTTACGCTGTTAATGACGGCGCGCGGCGTAATCGTGGCACCGGTAAATTGATCAAACATTCCGCCTTCCTTTTTCACTGCCCAGCGGGCGTCATGCTCGCCCTGTACCATTAGCCCATTAAACCGAGTGATCCAGTCAGAAATTCGCACTTCGATTTTATCACCCAGTCCCGGCGTTTCATGGTGCTCAGTGACGCGGACGCCGAGTACCTTGCCATGAAAATCAGCCCCAACCAGCAGCCGAATAGCGCCAGAATAACCATCCGGCGCGGTACTTTCCAGTGCGGCAGCAACCGGTTCGCCATTCTGGCGAGCGATGAAAATGCGGTGCGGTGCTGATGATCCCAATGCCGGATTGGTGACAATGTAACACTCTTTCTGAATGTCACTATTGTATAGCTCGGCGGGAACGACCTGATCCAACAGCATCTTTTGTTGCAACATCGCCTGATGCGAAATTGTGGGTTCCGTTAATATGTTCACGATGGCTGTGATTGCCGTCGTGAATGCCGCAAAAAGAGCCAGTGTCATCGCGTGGCGGCGCATAGTGGTAAACATTATCTGCTCCTCAGCGATGGTGGCCGTAAGCGCGCGGCTTGGTGTAATAGTCGATCAGCGGCACGGTAATGTTTGCGAGCAGAACGGCAAACGCGACGCCATCTGGGTAGCCACCGTAGGTACGAATCAGCCAGACCAGTAATCCAATCAGCGCGCCGAAAATCAGACGCCCCCGGTTTGTGGTTGACGCGGTAACAGGATCGGTCGCAATGAAAAATGCGCCGAGCATGGTGGCTCCAGACAGCAGGTGTAGCATCGGTAGCGCGAATTTCTCCGGCGCGATGATCCAGCTTAGCGAGGCACAGAACATCAGCGACAGCAGGAAACTGACCGGAATATGCCAGCGAATGGTGCCACGCATCAACAAAAACAGTCCACCGATGAGAAAACCGATATTCACCCACTGCCAACCAATACCGGACAGCGATTGGGCAAACATCGGCTGTTGCAGAATGTCCTGCGGCGTTTGGCCGGAGCGCAGGCTGGTTTTAAACGTATCCAGCGGGGTGGCTTGGCTGATGCCATCAACATTGTGCATCAATTGCTGCATGGTGTGCCCGTCAGGCGTGTGTCCGGTAAAGATAATCACTAATGCATCATGGAAGCCGACGGGAATGGTTTGCAGCGGCGCGGGCGGTAGCCAGCTTGTCATCTGAACCGGGAAAGAGATCAGCAGCACTACATAGCCAATCATCGCGGGGTTAAACGGGTTTTGCCCTAAACCGCCATACAGCTGTTTGGCGATAATGATAGCGAAGACGGTTGCCATGACCACCATCCACCAGGGGGCGAGCGGCGGCAGGCTGATACCGAGCAGCACGGCAGTCAGTAGTGCGGAATTATCAGCCAGCGTGGTGCGAACCGCGAATTTCCTCAGTGACAACGTCACGGCTTCTGCGACAAGGGCGGTGGCTGACGCCAGCCCGAGCTGGATCAGGTTGCCGTAGCCAAAGAAATAGACCTGCGCCAGTATGCCCGGGAGGCAGGCCAGAATAACCAACAGCATGATACGCTGTGTGCGTTGCTGGTTATGGGTGAACGGTGAACTCGCAATTCTAAAAGCCATTTATTCCTCTTGATATGACGATGCCTGCGCGGCTTTACGGGCTTTAACGCGAGCGATAGCAGCTGCCACGGCAGCCTTACGCGGATCTTCCGGTTCTTGCACTTCCACGACGGCGACGGGTTCTGTCACCACGTCAGGGGTTGCTGATGAAACCGGTTCTTCCGCGTTTGTTGTGGACTGCTGAGCGGCTTTACGGGCTTTAACGCGCGCGATAGCGGCAGCCACAGCAGCCTTACGCGGATCTTCTGGCTCTTGCACTTCCACGACGGCGACGGGTTCTGTCACCACACCAGTGGGAGTTGATAAAACCGGTTCTTCCGCGTTTGTTGCGGACTGCTGTGCGGCTTTACGGGCCTTAACGCGCGCGATAGCAGCTGCCACGGCTGCTTTACGCGGATCTTCCGGCTCTTGTACTTCCGCGACGGCGACGGGTTCTGTCACCACATCAGTGGGGGCTGATAAAACCGGATCTTCAGTGTTTGTTGCGGACTGCTGGGCAGCCTTACGCGCTTTAACGCGTGCCAGAGCGGCGGCCACGGCTGCTTTGCGCGGATCGTCAGGTTCGGTAACAGGAACATCGACTGCTGGCGTTTCCTGCTGGGTCTGTTTTTCACGTGCCTGTTCTTCACGTGCTAAAGCTTTGCGGGCAGCGCGCGCGGCGATGGCTGCACTGTTATCCGGCTCTGCATCAGGGATGACCTCGATGGGTGAACCGACCTCTGTTGCGGCAGTTTGCTTACGACGTACGCGCTCCAACGCAGCCTGAACGGCATCTTTATCCGTGGTGGATACGCCAGCCGCAGCCTGTTTATGACGCCGTTCGCGAGCCGCTTTTTCCCGCTCCAGACGAGCCTGTTTAGCATCAAAGCGCACTTTGGCCTGTGCGGCACGCTGTGCCTCTTCGTCGATGGCCCGAATTTCGGCCTTTTCCTGACGGTAATACTGCACCAGCGGAATATTGCTGGGGCAGACGTAAGCGCAGGCACCGCATTCGATGCAGTCAAACAGATGATGATTGCGGGCTTTTTCGTGTTCCTGCCCGCGGCTGAACCAGTAAAGCTGTTGCGGCAAGAGTCCCGCCGGACAGGCGTCGGCACATTTGCTACAGCGAATACAGGATTGTTCTTCGGCAACCGGCTCCATTTCCGTATGTGACGGTGCGAGCAGGCAGTTGCTGATTTTGACGATAGGGACATCCAACGATGGCAGAGTAAAGCCCATCAACGGCCCACCCATCACCACCATCGGCTGTTTATTGACGTGGAAGCCGCCCTGTTTGAGCAGGTGGCGTACTGGTGTTCCCAATCGTGCCCAGACGTTGCCGGGCTGACGCAAGGCTTCACCGGTCAGCGTCACCACGCGTTCGGTGAGCGGTTCGCCGTCAATTACGGCACGTTTGATAGCAAAGGCCGTACCGACGTTCTGCATTAGCACGCCAATGGCGGCGGAATGTTTACCGAACGGGACTTCTTTGCCCGTCAGAATCTTGGTGAGCTGCTTGGCACCGCCTGACGGATATTTGGTTGGGATAACGCGCAATTGCATGTCGCTGCGTTTACCCAAGGCCAGTTTCAGAGCGCGGATGGCTTCCGGTTTGTTGTCTTCGATCCCGATCAGAATGCGTTTTGGCTGCAACAGGAATGACAAAATCTCGACGCCCTGAACAATCTCGTCGGCGCACTCCTGCATGAGTCGATCGTCGGCGGTGATATAGGGTTCACATTCTGCGCCGTTAATAATCAGGGTTTCAATCCCGCGCATCCCACCTTGTAACTTGGCTGCGGTAGGGAAGCCTGCGCCGCCTAAACCCGCAATGCCAGCCTGATGGAGATGGGCAAGTAAGGTATCAACGCTCTGCGCACGGTAGTCCGTAAAGGTCTGACGCTCGCACCAGCGATCGTCGCCATCCGGTATGATAATGATACTGAGTTCGGACAGACCCGAAGGGTGCGCCGTCGTGTGCTGACGAATCGCATTCACGGTTCCCGACGTCGGTGCGTGAACGGGCAAGGTGCGGCCTTTTCCCCGCGTCAATGGCTGACCACGCAGGACTTTATCGCCGACGCTGACGCAGATCTCGCCTTCCGGCCCCAGATGCTGCTTGAGCGGAATAATGAACTGTTCTGGCAGTGGGATCTGGCGCAGTGGCGTCTGGCTTGACTGCATCTTCATTTCCGGCGGATGAATGCCTCCGTCGAAATCCCAGATCCTGTCTTTTTTAAAGGCGGAAAACAGCTTAAGCATGTCGTTCTACTTGAATTACGCGTACTGGAATCGTATCGAGATCCCATTTCCAGTTAGCGGGAGTCGGCGCGATAGGACGTAATTCGATACAGTCCGTCGGGCAAGGGGAGACGCAGAGATCGCAGCCGGTGCACAAATCGCTGACGACGGTGTGTACCGCTTTGGTACTGCCGATGATGGCATCAACCGGACAGGCCTGAATGCACTTGGTACAGCCGATACAGTTGCTTTCATCGATCCAGGCAACCTGGCGTGCGGGAGCTTGAATGTCGGCATCGCCTTCCAGCGGTTGCGGGTCGACATTGAGCTTTTCAGCCAGCTTCAGCATCATCGCTTCGCCGCCGGGGCCGCACTTATTGATATTTTCGCCGTTCAGCGCGACCGCTTCGGCGTAAGGTCGACAGCCGGGGTAACCGCAC includes these proteins:
- the nth gene encoding endonuclease III — its product is MNKAKRIEILTRLRDNNPHPTTELNFSTPFELLIAVLLSAQATDVSVNKATAKLYPVANTPEALLELGVDGVKGYIKTIGLFNSKAENVIKTCRLLLEKHQGQVPEDRAALEALPGVGRKTANVVLNTAFGWPTIAVDTHIFRVSNRTGFAPGKNVEQVEEKLLKVVPAAFKVDCHHWLILHGRYTCIARKPRCGSCLIEDLCEFGEKVDA
- a CDS encoding aminotransferase class V-fold PLP-dependent enzyme, with the protein product MNQTVHITLKLCTGPSEVTPDESEKDSETMLKLWSVIVDHDNFGYPTMNNSAQHHCKVVSDQQWSLSTFTEFYERVLGSRLYKPYGELLVTEIRKDIDTRTPPTRILEVACGTGRITTAIYEGLAKPLNIQLTATDLSKIAIDMAQRVVSDEMRRDVTFMADVDMADMPFADNSFDIIVCGFGLMFPPDKVRIAREFKRVLRSGGKIYGTVFHYNELFDLARSESQKYFGIPSAIMDAALSLSDHSPITRAFSLEGLCQNNDESVTLYPMSFQLSDDDTREFLFNACILLEEFNQCDSVMREQHLDTMLRAFNAQVPDRHYQVEAWLIRGQVDKKGNTSVKKAPGPEFAALAAFYQLTPEAFRKRKTLPPLLQNSQPLQQYLAMKQAFLSEYPTYPEAKVEALRARNFSRMDSRKVTYLDHVGGTLAPLCLIEGNYKMLRSTILGNPHSGSRTSEEIYEQARQAIYHFFNCSPDEYEIIFTANASSAIRLVAESFPFENGTEVLLAKDNHTSVHSIREYAKSKGAQVKYIPLDQLLQIPDSSMRRALDNLSPRHPHLLAYPAQSNATGIRHSLKWVNAAQEKGAMVLLDAAAFVPQSRLDYSQHKPDFMTISFYKMFGYPTGAGCLIARRSSLDKLVPHSFAGGAVCYYSGPWSPTERLLYRDDGRRFEIGTPNYASFHAIALGFQFLSELGLEEVERRSSALARWLELKLSELRHSTKLATPLCQVYGLSVKNKGATVMLNFFDCNNTIFSHALIRQALENVGIIVRNGCFCNLGTVQQATYTTAGAEHCELDKYEKILDCKTFDDKILSKGHCGAIRVSLGLGSNFRDVYCFYLFAKGFLNTEAESFEVAMSSSTFPAFISTSLE
- the rsxG gene encoding electron transport complex subunit RsxG; amino-acid sequence: MFTTMRRHAMTLALFAAFTTAITAIVNILTEPTISHQAMLQQKMLLDQVVPAELYNSDIQKECYIVTNPALGSSAPHRIFIARQNGEPVAAALESTAPDGYSGAIRLLVGADFHGKVLGVRVTEHHETPGLGDKIEVRISDWITRFNGLMVQGEHDARWAVKKEGGMFDQFTGATITPRAVINSVKRSALYLQTLPSQINTLSACGENQ
- the rsxB gene encoding electron transport complex subunit RsxB, yielding MTAIWIAIAALSALALAFGLVLGYASRRFEVENDPIVEEVEAMLPQSQCGQCGYPGCRPYAEAVALNGENINKCGPGGEAMMLKLAEKLNVDPQPLEGDADIQAPARQVAWIDESNCIGCTKCIQACPVDAIIGSTKAVHTVVSDLCTGCDLCVSPCPTDCIELRPIAPTPANWKWDLDTIPVRVIQVERHA
- the rsxC gene encoding electron transport complex subunit RsxC; translated protein: MLKLFSAFKKDRIWDFDGGIHPPEMKMQSSQTPLRQIPLPEQFIIPLKQHLGPEGEICVSVGDKVLRGQPLTRGKGRTLPVHAPTSGTVNAIRQHTTAHPSGLSELSIIIIPDGDDRWCERQTFTDYRAQSVDTLLAHLHQAGIAGLGGAGFPTAAKLQGGMRGIETLIINGAECEPYITADDRLMQECADEIVQGVEILSFLLQPKRILIGIEDNKPEAIRALKLALGKRSDMQLRVIPTKYPSGGAKQLTKILTGKEVPFGKHSAAIGVLMQNVGTAFAIKRAVIDGEPLTERVVTLTGEALRQPGNVWARLGTPVRHLLKQGGFHVNKQPMVVMGGPLMGFTLPSLDVPIVKISNCLLAPSHTEMEPVAEEQSCIRCSKCADACPAGLLPQQLYWFSRGQEHEKARNHHLFDCIECGACAYVCPSNIPLVQYYRQEKAEIRAIDEEAQRAAQAKVRFDAKQARLEREKAARERRHKQAAAGVSTTDKDAVQAALERVRRKQTAATEVGSPIEVIPDAEPDNSAAIAARAARKALAREEQAREKQTQQETPAVDVPVTEPDDPRKAAVAAALARVKARKAAQQSATNTEDPVLSAPTDVVTEPVAVAEVQEPEDPRKAAVAAAIARVKARKAAQQSATNAEEPVLSTPTGVVTEPVAVVEVQEPEDPRKAAVAAAIARVKARKAAQQSTTNAEEPVSSATPDVVTEPVAVVEVQEPEDPRKAAVAAAIARVKARKAAQASSYQEE
- a CDS encoding electron transport complex subunit E gives rise to the protein MSQTKALFVEGLWKNNSALVQLLGLCPLLAVSSTATNALGLGLATTLVLTCTNMAVSALRRWVPAEIRIPIYVMIIASVVSTVQMLINAYAYGLYQSLGIFIPLIVTNCIVIGRAEAFASKNAVFPSAIDGLAMGLGATSALVVLGSLREILGNGTLFDGADLLLGSWAKVLRIEVVHLDSPFLLAMLPPGAFIGLGLLLAVKYLIDEKMKQRRARAAVAEGKTAPVTGAVGESL
- the rsxD gene encoding electron transport complex subunit RsxD; this translates as MAFRIASSPFTHNQQRTQRIMLLVILACLPGILAQVYFFGYGNLIQLGLASATALVAEAVTLSLRKFAVRTTLADNSALLTAVLLGISLPPLAPWWMVVMATVFAIIIAKQLYGGLGQNPFNPAMIGYVVLLISFPVQMTSWLPPAPLQTIPVGFHDALVIIFTGHTPDGHTMQQLMHNVDGISQATPLDTFKTSLRSGQTPQDILQQPMFAQSLSGIGWQWVNIGFLIGGLFLLMRGTIRWHIPVSFLLSLMFCASLSWIIAPEKFALPMLHLLSGATMLGAFFIATDPVTASTTNRGRLIFGALIGLLVWLIRTYGGYPDGVAFAVLLANITVPLIDYYTKPRAYGHHR